A portion of the Alphaproteobacteria bacterium genome contains these proteins:
- the rlmB gene encoding 23S rRNA (guanosine(2251)-2'-O)-methyltransferase RlmB codes for MSKKIISIYGTHAVLAALNNSRRDHKRLWLTEKSQGAFSKFLSHVPYKITDDKTLATMISKGAVHQGVVLETSALEDLSLEDIVDSLGEEACVVVLDQVTDPQNLGAILRSCAAFQVDALIVPEHHSPDFEGTIAKVASGALEQVPVLRVMNLSRALEFLKGHNFWCYGFAEEGKNVLGTYEISGRVALLFGAEGEGLRRLTKENCDVLIKLPTSKKFTTLNVAQTVSIAVFQVQKQKTFLL; via the coding sequence ATGAGCAAAAAAATAATTTCTATTTATGGAACCCACGCAGTTTTAGCGGCTTTAAACAACTCCCGACGGGATCATAAAAGGTTATGGCTGACTGAAAAATCCCAGGGGGCTTTTTCAAAATTTTTATCCCATGTTCCCTATAAAATTACGGATGATAAAACCTTAGCGACGATGATTTCTAAGGGAGCTGTTCATCAGGGGGTTGTGTTGGAAACATCGGCCCTGGAAGATTTATCCTTGGAAGATATTGTGGATTCTCTGGGTGAAGAAGCGTGCGTTGTTGTGTTAGATCAAGTTACAGATCCGCAAAACTTAGGGGCTATTCTAAGATCTTGTGCGGCCTTCCAGGTGGATGCCTTAATTGTGCCTGAGCATCATTCCCCCGATTTTGAGGGAACCATTGCCAAGGTTGCCTCAGGCGCTTTAGAACAAGTTCCAGTGTTGCGGGTCATGAACCTGTCCCGAGCTTTAGAGTTTTTGAAAGGTCATAATTTTTGGTGTTATGGTTTTGCGGAAGAAGGCAAAAATGTTTTGGGAACCTATGAGATTTCCGGCCGGGTTGCTTTGCTATTCGGAGCCGAGGGAGAAGGCCTTCGCAGGCTGACAAAAGAAAACTGCGATGTGTTAATAAAGTTACCTACCAGTAAAAAATTTACCACCCTAAATGTAGCCCAAACAGTTTCTATTGCTGTATTTCAGGTTCAGAAGCAAAAAACTTTTCTTCTATAG
- a CDS encoding inositol monophosphatase family protein yields MFRERILTQSAILNVMIEAAFKAGRGLVKDFGEIEKLQIDRKGPKDFVSTADRKAEKTIQIILEKARPGYSYLMEESGIQEGTEPDHRWIVDPLDGTTNFLHGLPGFCVSIAYEHKGVLTAGVIFDPLLDEMFWAEKGKGAFLNSQRLQASSRKDLKESLVITGTHGNEAAQKKALARLEILLGHHAIVRCLGSSALSLAYVAAGRTDGYFEDNLKVWDVSAGKVIVEESRGTLSYDVSGHEVSNLVAGPIGVYEKLKTLLL; encoded by the coding sequence ATGTTTAGAGAACGCATCCTTACCCAATCGGCCATTTTGAACGTGATGATTGAAGCCGCCTTTAAAGCAGGGCGGGGACTGGTCAAAGATTTTGGCGAAATTGAAAAACTCCAAATTGATCGCAAGGGGCCCAAAGATTTCGTTTCAACGGCTGATAGAAAAGCTGAAAAAACCATTCAGATTATTCTAGAAAAAGCACGGCCGGGGTATAGCTATCTTATGGAAGAAAGCGGTATTCAGGAAGGAACAGAACCAGACCATCGCTGGATTGTTGACCCCTTGGACGGAACCACAAATTTTCTGCATGGCCTTCCTGGCTTTTGCGTGTCGATTGCTTATGAACACAAAGGCGTGCTGACCGCGGGTGTTATTTTTGATCCCTTGCTGGACGAAATGTTCTGGGCCGAAAAAGGTAAAGGTGCCTTCCTGAATTCTCAACGACTGCAGGCATCAAGTCGCAAAGACTTAAAGGAAAGCTTAGTCATCACGGGAACCCATGGGAATGAGGCAGCCCAAAAAAAAGCGTTGGCTCGTTTAGAAATTTTACTTGGGCATCATGCTATTGTGCGCTGCCTGGGTTCTTCAGCTCTTAGCTTGGCTTATGTGGCTGCAGGACGGACGGACGGATACTTTGAAGATAACTTGAAAGTTTGGGATGTATCTGCTGGAAAAGTTATTGTTGAAGAAAGTCGGGGAACCTTGTCTTATGACGTTTCCGGTCATGAGGTTTCAAATCTAGTTGCCGGCCCCATTGGGGTTTATGAAAAACTGAAGACATTATTGCTCTAA
- a CDS encoding NUDIX hydrolase, with protein MLMHTFSFLAIFCLGVLSGCSSITIGQTEYRKQPDPLENYFKYFHTYENVLGPLGKAKDGEIEIIHDRQKIAEIEKTTGRIVGVVGDDKYWLWLNDAVQFPNKSYGVYGRLLWKSSLSGRAGVVVMPVLPNGKIALNRNFRHATRSWEYELPRGAREPNETIEMAAKREAKEETGMIVEELVLLGEMTVDSGTLNTIAPIFRAKVVAQENSTPEDSEAIASIDAFSVAELKQGFVDGYLIKEIKGHKQKIPLRDPFLAYALFMSDITKGKR; from the coding sequence ATGTTAATGCACACTTTTTCTTTTCTGGCTATTTTCTGTTTAGGAGTTTTATCGGGTTGTTCATCAATTACTATAGGTCAAACTGAATATCGCAAACAGCCGGATCCTTTAGAGAATTATTTTAAATATTTCCATACTTATGAAAATGTATTGGGTCCTCTTGGCAAGGCAAAAGATGGCGAAATTGAGATCATCCATGATAGACAAAAAATCGCAGAAATAGAGAAAACGACAGGAAGAATTGTTGGTGTCGTAGGTGATGATAAGTACTGGCTTTGGTTAAATGACGCAGTTCAGTTTCCGAATAAAAGTTATGGAGTTTATGGCAGGCTCTTATGGAAAAGCTCTCTAAGTGGGCGAGCAGGAGTTGTTGTTATGCCTGTTTTGCCCAATGGCAAGATTGCTCTAAATAGAAATTTTCGTCATGCAACCAGATCTTGGGAATATGAATTGCCACGGGGGGCGCGCGAACCCAATGAAACCATTGAAATGGCGGCTAAAAGAGAAGCCAAAGAAGAAACAGGTATGATTGTTGAAGAGCTTGTTTTGCTTGGCGAAATGACTGTAGATAGTGGTACTTTAAATACGATAGCTCCCATTTTCCGAGCTAAAGTGGTAGCTCAAGAAAACTCAACTCCAGAAGACAGTGAAGCTATTGCGAGTATTGATGCTTTTTCTGTTGCTGAATTAAAGCAAGGGTTTGTTGATGGATATTTGATAAAAGAAATAAAAGGTCACAAACAAAAAATACCTTTGCGGGACCCATTTTTAGCTTATGCTCTTTTTATGTCAGATATCACTAAGGGTAAAAGATAG
- a CDS encoding uracil-DNA glycosylase produces the protein MAKKKNILYQFGADLVLGDAPLNRWDPQTTSKSGIKIVSGSKEDQLAKLREAMENFNECSLKRTALNLVFSDGNPHAKVMLVGEAPGADEDRLGKPFVGMSGQLLTKIFQTIGLKRETDLYITNVLPWRPPGNRQPTPQEVKQCLPFLHRHIAIIQPEVLVLVGGTATKALFTDKEGITKIRGTWFDLPVPDLDRPITSTAIYHPAYLLRSPLRKRDVWMDVLMIKDRISKS, from the coding sequence ATGGCAAAAAAGAAAAATATTTTGTACCAGTTTGGCGCTGACCTGGTTTTGGGGGACGCCCCCCTGAATCGATGGGACCCGCAAACCACTTCCAAATCAGGGATAAAAATAGTCAGTGGTTCTAAGGAAGACCAACTGGCAAAATTGCGCGAAGCCATGGAAAATTTCAATGAATGTTCACTTAAAAGAACAGCTTTGAATTTGGTGTTTAGCGATGGAAACCCCCATGCCAAAGTCATGCTGGTCGGGGAAGCCCCGGGGGCAGACGAGGATCGCTTAGGCAAACCCTTTGTGGGAATGAGTGGCCAGCTTTTAACCAAAATATTTCAGACCATCGGATTGAAACGGGAAACGGATTTATATATTACAAACGTTCTGCCCTGGCGTCCGCCCGGAAATCGGCAACCCACACCACAAGAAGTCAAACAGTGTCTGCCCTTTTTGCATCGCCACATTGCCATCATTCAGCCAGAGGTTCTGGTGTTGGTAGGGGGAACGGCCACAAAAGCTTTGTTTACGGACAAAGAAGGCATCACAAAAATACGAGGCACCTGGTTTGATTTGCCCGTGCCAGATCTGGACCGACCCATTACCAGCACAGCCATTTATCACCCGGCTTATCTACTGCGTAGTCCGCTCAGAAAGCGGGATGTTTGGATGGATGTGCTGATGATAAAGGATCGGATTTCTAAAAGTTAG
- the efp gene encoding elongation factor P, translated as MKISGNSIKIGNVIEHKNRLWVAVKTMHTQPGKGGAYLQVELKDIKTGTKLNERFRSSETVERVHMDEEEYQFLFAEGDTYTFMNVQSYDQVGLTKDFIGGAADYLQESMIVKIISYESEPVGVELPETVVMKIVEADPVVKGQTASSSYKPAILENGLRVMVPPHIESGVRVVVNTADGTYVEKAKD; from the coding sequence ATGAAAATTTCAGGAAACAGTATAAAAATTGGTAATGTGATTGAGCATAAAAACCGTCTGTGGGTTGCTGTAAAAACTATGCATACTCAGCCAGGAAAGGGTGGCGCTTACTTACAGGTTGAACTTAAAGATATAAAAACCGGCACAAAATTGAACGAACGTTTCCGCTCTAGCGAAACCGTTGAACGGGTTCATATGGATGAAGAAGAGTATCAGTTCTTATTTGCTGAGGGCGATACTTATACATTCATGAATGTGCAATCTTATGACCAAGTGGGACTGACAAAAGATTTTATTGGTGGCGCTGCAGACTATTTGCAAGAAAGCATGATTGTCAAAATTATTAGCTATGAAAGTGAACCAGTTGGTGTGGAATTGCCCGAAACTGTTGTTATGAAAATTGTTGAGGCTGATCCGGTTGTAAAGGGGCAAACAGCTTCTTCTTCCTATAAGCCAGCTATATTAGAAAATGGTCTTCGGGTTATGGTTCCTCCTCATATTGAATCGGGCGTGCGTGTTGTCGTGAATACGGCAGATGGCACTTACGTCGAAAAAGCCAAAGACTAA
- a CDS encoding M48 family metalloprotease: MKRIVQIFSVILFAVFVANSEELAPGTVIRDAEIEAILHSYTDPLFKVAHLNPKDLRLIIVVSKDVNASATFNTTITVLTGFLLKTERVDEIIGVFAHEIGHLAGNHLMGLTDAIDNAQKTSLLGTLAGVTLGVLTGRPDIALFSLAGGQATAIYSFSQFNRGQEAAADRMAIRFLHELCWPVDGLASFLHKLHGQELLRESQQDPYLRTHPLTQDRVTTVHHAQETSCSKPFPKEMLENYAILKMKLDAFLSPPYLVLEKYKGEGFLNHYAQVIAYYRLSDIGNALRILDGLLKSPHASPYLWELKGQILYEHGKLKESIFCYEKALSLSPESPLLMLGLAQSLIGLENKKVLGQAERVLRKMKEHEPENALVLHYLSIVYGRQERMGEMALSLAEKEALLGNWAEAKNQADRALHFLKPKDHAYLKAQDLKNHISQEMDKKTKTQKF, from the coding sequence ATGAAAAGAATTGTTCAGATTTTCAGTGTTATCTTGTTTGCTGTCTTTGTTGCAAATTCAGAGGAACTGGCACCCGGCACAGTTATTCGCGATGCGGAAATTGAAGCTATTTTACACAGCTATACGGACCCCCTATTTAAGGTTGCACATCTAAACCCCAAAGATCTGCGACTGATTATTGTGGTTAGTAAAGATGTGAATGCCTCAGCCACCTTTAATACAACCATTACTGTGTTGACGGGATTTTTGCTTAAAACGGAACGGGTAGATGAGATTATTGGCGTCTTCGCGCATGAAATTGGGCATTTGGCGGGCAACCATTTGATGGGGTTAACAGACGCCATTGATAATGCGCAAAAGACAAGCTTGTTGGGAACCCTTGCGGGGGTAACCTTGGGAGTGTTAACAGGACGCCCTGATATTGCTTTATTTTCCCTGGCGGGGGGGCAAGCCACAGCCATATATTCTTTTTCACAATTTAACCGAGGCCAAGAAGCTGCCGCTGACCGCATGGCTATTCGATTTTTGCATGAACTGTGTTGGCCCGTTGACGGTCTTGCCAGTTTTTTGCATAAACTGCACGGGCAAGAGTTACTTAGAGAAAGTCAGCAAGACCCCTATTTGCGGACTCACCCTTTAACACAAGATCGTGTAACGACTGTCCATCATGCGCAAGAGACCTCATGCTCAAAACCCTTTCCGAAAGAAATGCTGGAAAATTACGCCATCTTGAAAATGAAGTTGGATGCCTTCCTAAGTCCACCCTACCTTGTCCTTGAGAAATATAAAGGGGAAGGGTTTTTAAATCATTATGCCCAAGTAATTGCCTATTACCGCTTGTCAGATATAGGGAACGCCTTGCGTATTTTGGATGGGCTTTTGAAATCTCCTCACGCTAGCCCCTATCTGTGGGAACTCAAAGGTCAAATTTTGTATGAACATGGAAAGTTGAAGGAATCTATTTTTTGTTATGAAAAGGCTCTTTCCTTAAGTCCGGAAAGTCCTCTGTTGATGTTAGGGCTTGCCCAGTCCTTGATTGGCCTGGAAAATAAGAAGGTTTTGGGCCAAGCAGAAAGGGTACTCCGCAAAATGAAAGAGCATGAACCGGAAAATGCCCTTGTGCTCCACTACTTATCTATTGTATATGGACGACAGGAACGAATGGGTGAGATGGCCCTGTCTCTTGCAGAAAAAGAGGCCTTGTTGGGTAATTGGGCTGAAGCAAAAAATCAGGCTGACCGCGCCCTACACTTTTTAAAACCAAAAGATCATGCTTATTTAAAGGCCCAAGATTTAAAGAATCACATTTCGCAGGAAATGGATAAAAAGACAAAGACACAGAAATTTTAA
- the rpmB gene encoding 50S ribosomal protein L28, with the protein MSRRCEITGKGVLSGNNVSHANNKTRRRFLPNLQEISFTSETLGASYKIKTSAHGLRTIEHKGGFDAFLLNTSAAKLPAEMKKLKKKIEKKLAAATAA; encoded by the coding sequence ATGTCTCGTCGTTGTGAAATTACTGGAAAAGGCGTTTTGTCTGGCAACAATGTTAGTCACGCAAACAATAAGACCCGTCGTCGGTTTTTGCCGAACCTGCAAGAAATTTCTTTCACCAGTGAAACACTAGGTGCTAGCTATAAAATTAAGACTTCAGCTCATGGACTTAGGACCATTGAACACAAGGGTGGCTTTGATGCCTTCTTGCTGAACACATCTGCGGCTAAGTTACCTGCAGAAATGAAAAAGCTGAAAAAGAAAATTGAAAAGAAATTAGCCGCTGCTACAGCTGCCTAA
- a CDS encoding mobile mystery protein A, whose protein sequence is MTKQATRQISRRVERFRNIFTESAPTKGWVHAIRSALGMTLEQLASKTNVSYQSIQHIERTELKGSPTLKTMKSVAEACNCRFVYAFIPEQPLEKMIDLQAEKKAKEIIDQVSHSMMLENQALNEREITLQIKELKEDLKQGNLRKIWS, encoded by the coding sequence ATGACAAAACAGGCAACACGACAAATATCAAGACGTGTAGAAAGATTCCGAAATATTTTTACAGAATCTGCCCCTACAAAGGGATGGGTTCATGCAATAAGATCGGCTCTAGGGATGACGTTGGAACAACTGGCATCTAAAACAAATGTTTCATATCAATCAATTCAGCATATTGAACGGACAGAACTTAAAGGGTCACCAACCCTTAAGACCATGAAATCTGTTGCAGAGGCTTGCAATTGTCGGTTTGTTTATGCTTTTATCCCAGAACAACCTTTGGAAAAAATGATAGATCTTCAGGCAGAAAAAAAGGCTAAAGAAATTATTGACCAAGTAAGTCATTCCATGATGCTCGAAAATCAAGCGCTGAATGAACGAGAAATAACGCTACAAATTAAAGAATTGAAAGAAGATTTGAAGCAAGGGAATTTAAGAAAAATATGGAGCTAA
- the pyk gene encoding pyruvate kinase, with protein MISQQSLRKVKIVATLGPSSSSLPMITKMIEAGVNVFRLNFSHGTHDQHAQNIQWIRQAEKTTKIFVAILADFQGPKLRIGDFEQGSITLKEGQTFVLDSEDSLGNEKRVFFPCHLDLHTSLSPGNFLLLDDGKLKLEVTQVTPTSLKTKVVVGGILSNKKGVNIPNTLLKISAFTQKDQEDLKFLSNQPIDWVALSFVQKPEDLQTLKNLLAKPFKVMAKIEKPQALQSLAEIIELADGIMVARGDLGVECPPEHVPILQRKIIQECRRQGKPVIVATQMLESMIYAPVPTRAEASDVATAVYEGADAVMLSAESASGKYPLEAIEMLHRIIQSVEDDASFSKSLETFSPPLEHSSVSDGVTASAKKIAQDIKSPLIVTYTATGGTAIRTAHKRPPSAILAMTTDENVARYLNLVWGVYPCLIPHVEDLDEMIVMAKKVAKDLKFLPSLTPIIITCGVPFGTPGTTNIMCVETL; from the coding sequence ATGATTTCACAGCAGTCCTTACGCAAAGTTAAAATTGTGGCAACCTTGGGGCCCAGCAGTTCGTCCTTGCCCATGATTACCAAAATGATTGAAGCGGGCGTCAATGTTTTCCGGCTGAATTTTTCCCATGGAACCCATGATCAACATGCCCAAAATATTCAGTGGATTCGGCAAGCTGAAAAAACCACCAAAATATTTGTAGCTATTTTGGCTGATTTTCAGGGCCCAAAACTCCGCATTGGTGACTTTGAACAAGGATCTATTACCTTGAAAGAAGGCCAAACTTTTGTGTTGGATTCCGAAGATAGTTTGGGAAATGAAAAACGAGTCTTTTTTCCGTGTCATTTAGATTTACATACATCCTTGTCCCCAGGAAATTTTTTGCTATTAGATGATGGCAAGCTGAAATTGGAAGTGACCCAAGTGACCCCAACTTCTTTAAAAACTAAGGTTGTGGTGGGGGGTATTCTTTCTAATAAAAAAGGGGTGAATATCCCTAATACGCTTTTGAAAATTTCTGCCTTTACCCAGAAAGATCAAGAGGATTTAAAATTTTTGTCAAACCAACCCATCGACTGGGTAGCCCTATCTTTTGTGCAAAAGCCAGAAGACCTGCAAACCCTAAAAAATCTTTTGGCAAAACCTTTTAAGGTTATGGCGAAAATAGAAAAGCCCCAGGCCTTACAATCCTTGGCTGAAATTATAGAATTGGCCGATGGCATCATGGTAGCTCGTGGTGATTTGGGGGTCGAGTGCCCTCCAGAGCATGTACCCATTTTACAGCGAAAAATTATTCAAGAGTGTCGTCGACAAGGAAAACCCGTAATTGTGGCAACCCAAATGCTTGAATCCATGATTTATGCCCCTGTCCCCACAAGGGCTGAGGCCTCTGACGTAGCAACGGCTGTTTACGAGGGGGCAGATGCGGTTATGCTCTCAGCAGAATCTGCCTCGGGTAAATACCCCCTTGAGGCCATAGAAATGCTCCATCGCATTATTCAGTCCGTTGAGGATGATGCCTCCTTTAGCAAAAGCCTGGAAACTTTTTCACCCCCCCTGGAGCACTCTTCTGTTTCTGATGGGGTTACGGCGTCCGCCAAGAAAATAGCCCAAGATATAAAAAGCCCCCTTATCGTAACCTATACGGCAACGGGGGGAACGGCTATTCGCACCGCCCACAAACGACCTCCTAGCGCCATTTTAGCCATGACAACAGACGAAAACGTGGCGCGCTATTTAAACCTTGTTTGGGGTGTTTATCCTTGTTTGATTCCCCATGTGGAAGATCTGGATGAAATGATTGTAATGGCTAAAAAAGTGGCAAAAGACTTAAAGTTCTTGCCCTCTTTAACACCAATCATTATAACCTGTGGAGTCCCCTTTGGGACGCCCGGTACCACCAATATAATGTGCGTTGAAACTTTATGA
- a CDS encoding mobile mystery protein B translates to MKFVYAEGATPFEADEIHNLLQKHISTQKELDELEQRNIVQGSLWAFSEKRKNILTSSFLLKLHKKMFDEVWSWAGKQRDYQTNIGVAPHMISLEIAQLLGDVEFQIQSSTYHLDEIVARFHHRLVCIHPFRNGNGRHARLMADLLLYNQNQPIFTWGKDSLGSPTDLRKSYITALKSADKNDINSLLAFVRS, encoded by the coding sequence ATGAAATTTGTATATGCCGAAGGGGCAACACCTTTTGAAGCAGATGAAATTCATAATCTTTTGCAAAAACATATCAGTACGCAAAAAGAATTAGATGAATTAGAACAAAGAAATATTGTGCAAGGAAGCTTATGGGCTTTTTCTGAAAAAAGAAAAAATATTCTGACCTCTTCTTTCCTTTTGAAGCTTCACAAGAAAATGTTCGATGAAGTCTGGTCGTGGGCTGGAAAACAGAGAGACTATCAAACGAATATAGGTGTTGCTCCCCATATGATTTCTTTAGAGATCGCCCAATTGTTGGGAGATGTAGAGTTTCAGATTCAAAGTTCAACCTATCATTTGGATGAAATTGTGGCACGATTTCATCACCGATTGGTTTGCATCCATCCCTTTAGAAACGGCAATGGGCGCCATGCTCGATTAATGGCGGATCTTCTATTATACAATCAAAATCAACCTATTTTCACGTGGGGAAAAGATTCGTTGGGCAGCCCCACAGACCTAAGAAAATCTTATATAACAGCTTTAAAATCAGCTGATAAAAATGATATCAATTCCTTGTTAGCTTTTGTAAGAAGTTAA
- a CDS encoding AsmA-like C-terminal domain-containing protein: MMKKNLILFVKILAALLISLFLVGMVGLDRLSRHPIVITKESGLAKYIPKEVRFDQAILKTEGFYVFPTLELSNFYFKNDTLELESPLVRFTWRFLDVLMFKFNPMAVYTEKPSIKISAVQDIGPSQSLADRIKTGLEVIPLKYLEIQQGHLELEQADKPPVLVNNLNLSVLKYITKTLSSIQGEVIVQEKLVTVEGSLEFNHLTQSLSGTLKADKIHLGLLPLDPKIIEFYPYEGALEVTFDFSLFSETLSFDGKANLKTNETETMTLLAKGNWESKNQVLFLDINTPTLKAQELSKFWYPSLENIRGWILKNVPQGNVKDLRIQLTLALPENAPVQVQNLQGSLSLDSAILSYTDDLPPLNNLSGTVQFDLNQVRAFIHHAMIRDLEIHDSSVRLLDFDKEFMRLELTLKLRKSLESLLWFLKHPPLQSILKNLVQKGTGQVEGNLSLILPLKKDLAVADVKTHGTLEFSDTKLNLKLEDKFLNLTKSFLTLKWTEVDFHVSGKTIIDNFLANIDIHRNFHPEGKIKESDMIEGIGNIKPLLDFLPADMTTHFESSGNVELNYKSQENLEGLRHTDVKVNFKDATFSLPFLGWQKKKNQAGLLDLSYATQNGTLKKINKMNLKSKNLDIQGKLSFNDGGQITSFALSPFTFNQSKGVLKGTRKKDHWAIYAQFPYLHGGALLPGLKAYFKKPSTSTDSYGLTLSITNLFLSHNILVPNFKCSLQSAKGSLNNLNIAGGKEGELIKIFYGKDGKNTKFLANIQQLEPLLKGLQLSNKIKGRNLKIDATQLSSDSKNPLEGSFSVDEIYVKDAPILANILSLISVESLVSQLKGDGLLFKDNAGKFRYRNKILILEEAKMMNSSIGITAKGHINFKDNHIDLDGVLVPANFFNQILGKIPLIGQLLSGEKDQGLVSMSYWVKGDLNNPKVRSNPLSLLAPNFIRNLFQGITHKRSEEEMTIEEKFFASEPEIQQ, from the coding sequence ATGATGAAAAAGAATCTTATCCTTTTTGTGAAAATTCTGGCAGCGCTGCTGATTTCGCTATTTCTGGTGGGAATGGTTGGGTTAGACCGTTTGTCGCGCCACCCCATTGTTATTACAAAAGAATCAGGATTGGCAAAATACATTCCCAAGGAAGTTCGGTTCGATCAGGCCATTTTAAAGACTGAGGGATTTTACGTTTTCCCCACCCTGGAACTCAGCAATTTTTATTTCAAAAATGATACCCTGGAACTAGAGAGCCCCTTGGTTCGATTTACCTGGCGGTTTTTAGATGTTTTGATGTTTAAGTTTAACCCCATGGCTGTTTACACGGAAAAGCCTTCCATAAAGATTTCAGCGGTTCAGGATATAGGACCGTCTCAATCCCTGGCGGACAGAATAAAAACGGGGCTGGAAGTTATTCCCCTAAAATACCTTGAAATTCAACAGGGCCATCTGGAACTTGAACAGGCTGACAAGCCCCCAGTCCTTGTCAATAATCTGAATCTATCTGTTCTTAAATACATTACAAAAACTCTTTCTAGTATTCAGGGAGAAGTTATTGTTCAAGAGAAACTTGTAACGGTAGAAGGAAGTCTAGAGTTCAACCACCTAACCCAGTCTCTCTCAGGTACTTTAAAGGCAGACAAGATTCACTTGGGGCTGCTACCTTTGGACCCTAAGATCATAGAATTTTATCCGTATGAGGGCGCCCTTGAGGTGACGTTTGATTTTTCTCTTTTTTCAGAAACTCTTTCTTTTGATGGGAAAGCAAATCTGAAAACAAATGAAACTGAAACCATGACCCTGTTGGCCAAGGGTAATTGGGAAAGTAAAAACCAGGTCCTGTTTTTAGATATAAATACACCAACTTTAAAAGCCCAAGAGCTTTCCAAATTCTGGTATCCATCCCTAGAGAATATCCGGGGGTGGATCTTAAAGAATGTGCCCCAGGGAAATGTGAAGGATTTGCGCATTCAGCTTACCCTAGCCCTGCCAGAAAATGCCCCTGTCCAAGTTCAGAATCTTCAGGGGTCTTTAAGTCTAGATTCCGCCATTCTTTCTTATACAGATGATCTTCCTCCATTAAACAATCTAAGCGGCACGGTGCAGTTTGATTTAAATCAGGTGAGGGCCTTTATACATCACGCCATGATTCGGGACCTAGAAATTCATGATTCATCCGTAAGATTATTGGACTTTGACAAAGAGTTTATGAGATTAGAACTGACGCTAAAACTTAGAAAAAGTCTGGAATCATTGCTGTGGTTTCTAAAACATCCGCCGCTCCAATCTATTTTGAAAAATTTGGTTCAAAAGGGCACTGGGCAAGTTGAGGGAAATCTTTCTTTGATCCTGCCCCTGAAGAAAGATCTGGCTGTTGCCGATGTTAAAACCCACGGCACCTTAGAATTTTCTGATACAAAATTGAATCTAAAACTAGAAGATAAATTTTTAAATCTAACCAAGTCTTTTTTGACCCTGAAATGGACAGAAGTCGATTTCCATGTTTCCGGCAAAACAATTATTGATAATTTTTTAGCCAATATTGATATCCACCGAAATTTTCATCCGGAAGGAAAAATCAAAGAAAGCGATATGATTGAAGGCATTGGGAACATAAAACCTCTGTTAGACTTTCTACCTGCTGATATGACCACGCACTTTGAAAGCTCAGGTAATGTTGAGTTAAATTATAAATCTCAAGAGAACTTAGAAGGCCTAAGGCATACAGATGTTAAAGTAAATTTTAAAGATGCCACTTTTTCTTTACCCTTTTTAGGATGGCAAAAGAAAAAGAATCAAGCCGGTTTATTGGATCTTTCCTATGCTACCCAAAATGGAACCCTAAAGAAAATTAATAAAATGAATCTGAAATCTAAAAACTTAGATATTCAGGGAAAATTATCTTTCAATGATGGGGGGCAGATCACGTCCTTTGCGCTGTCTCCCTTTACCTTTAACCAATCAAAGGGAGTTCTAAAAGGCACCCGTAAGAAAGATCATTGGGCCATTTATGCCCAGTTTCCCTATCTACACGGGGGTGCTTTGCTTCCTGGCCTAAAAGCCTATTTCAAGAAGCCTTCAACCTCTACCGATTCCTATGGGTTAACCCTTTCGATTACCAATTTATTTTTGTCTCACAACATACTGGTCCCCAATTTCAAATGTTCCTTACAAAGCGCAAAAGGAAGCCTAAATAATCTTAATATCGCAGGGGGTAAAGAAGGTGAGCTGATCAAAATATTCTATGGAAAAGACGGTAAGAATACGAAATTTCTGGCCAACATCCAACAGTTAGAGCCTTTGTTAAAGGGTCTGCAATTAAGCAATAAAATTAAAGGAAGAAATCTTAAAATTGATGCCACCCAACTATCTAGCGATTCAAAAAATCCCTTAGAAGGTTCTTTCTCAGTTGATGAAATTTATGTGAAAGATGCCCCCATTTTAGCCAATATTTTAAGTCTTATTTCCGTGGAAAGTTTGGTAAGTCAGCTGAAAGGGGATGGTCTGTTGTTCAAAGATAACGCAGGAAAATTCAGATACAGAAATAAGATTCTTATATTAGAAGAAGCAAAAATGATGAATTCATCTATTGGGATTACGGCCAAAGGGCATATTAATTTTAAAGACAACCACATAGATCTGGATGGTGTTTTGGTGCCCGCCAATTTCTTTAATCAGATTCTGGGGAAAATTCCTTTAATTGGCCAACTATTGTCAGGCGAAAAAGATCAGGGATTAGTATCCATGTCGTATTGGGTCAAGGGTGATTTAAACAACCCCAAAGTGCGCAGCAACCCCCTAAGTTTACTGGCCCCAAATTTTATACGAAATTTGTTCCAGGGTATTACCCATAAAAGATCAGAAGAAGAAATGACTATAGAAGAAAAGTTTTTTGCTTCTGAACCTGAAATACAGCAATAG